A window of Christiangramia forsetii KT0803 contains these coding sequences:
- the lptB gene encoding LPS export ABC transporter ATP-binding protein gives MKLRAEKLVKTYKGRDVVKGISVEVNQGEIVGLLGPNGAGKTTSFYMIVGLIKPNKGDIILDKQNITKYPMYKRAQHGIGYLAQEASVFRKLSIEDNIMSVLELTSLSKKERVMKMESLIEEFGLNHIRKNRGDLLSGGERRRTEIARALATDPNFILLDEPFAGVDPVAVEDIQRIVAQLKDKNIGILITDHNVQETLAITDRTYLMFEGSILKHGMPEELAEDEMVRKVYLGQNFELRKKKLFT, from the coding sequence ATGAAATTACGTGCTGAAAAACTTGTTAAGACCTATAAAGGAAGGGATGTTGTAAAAGGCATTTCTGTAGAAGTGAATCAGGGAGAGATCGTGGGACTTTTAGGACCCAATGGTGCCGGAAAAACCACTTCTTTCTACATGATTGTAGGTCTTATCAAACCAAATAAAGGTGATATCATTCTGGATAAACAGAATATCACGAAATACCCGATGTATAAAAGAGCTCAGCACGGAATTGGATACCTCGCCCAGGAAGCTTCTGTCTTCAGAAAATTGAGTATTGAGGATAATATTATGAGTGTTCTGGAACTTACCAGCCTTTCCAAAAAGGAAAGAGTCATGAAAATGGAATCTCTTATTGAGGAATTTGGATTAAATCACATTCGAAAAAATCGTGGGGATCTTTTGAGTGGTGGTGAACGAAGAAGAACAGAAATTGCGAGAGCTTTAGCTACAGATCCTAATTTTATTCTGCTGGATGAACCCTTTGCCGGAGTAGACCCGGTAGCCGTTGAGGATATTCAGCGTATTGTCGCCCAGTTAAAAGATAAAAATATCGGGATTCTAATTACCGACCATAATGTACAGGAGACCCTGGCAATTACAGATAGAACTTACCTGATGTTTGAAGGAAGCATCCTTAAACATGGTATGCCTGAAGAACTCGCCGAAGACGAAATGGTACGTAAGGTTTACCTTGGGCAGAATTTTGAGCTTAGAAAGAAGAAGTTATTCACTTAG
- a CDS encoding carboxymuconolactone decarboxylase family protein translates to MINEVDEFNSYRAKMNDKILSENNKVLKRIFNLDTNAFAEGALDKKTKELLGLVASTVLRCDDCVKYHLEASHKEGISREEVMETLSIGTLIGGTIVIPHLRRAFEYWEALEDAK, encoded by the coding sequence ATGATTAATGAGGTTGACGAATTTAATTCGTACCGGGCTAAAATGAACGATAAAATTTTATCTGAGAACAATAAAGTTCTTAAAAGGATATTTAATCTTGACACCAATGCTTTTGCTGAAGGGGCATTAGACAAAAAAACCAAAGAATTACTAGGTCTCGTGGCCTCTACGGTGCTTAGATGTGACGATTGTGTAAAATATCATCTTGAGGCCAGTCACAAAGAAGGTATTAGTAGAGAAGAAGTAATGGAAACTTTAAGCATAGGAACTCTTATTGGAGGAACTATTGTAATACCGCATCTAAGAAGGGCTTTTGAATACTGGGAAGCTTTGGAAGATGCCAAATAA
- the tatC gene encoding twin-arginine translocase subunit TatC produces MEKIAPQEEPGNEMSFLDHLEDLRWHLIRAVLAVVIAGGIAFILKGFIFDVLLFGPSKGDFFSYKVLCRLSGMFGIDGGFCDPEMPFGIQSRTMGGQFSAHIWTSVTAGFIIAFPYVIYEFWKFVAPAMHSNERKHAKGFIFVTSFLFFLGVLFGYYVVTPLSINFLGKYQVSDVVLNEFDLGSYISLVRASVLASGLIFELPIVIYFLTKVGVVTPQFLRTYRKYALVIVLILSAIITPPDIVSQIIVAIPVLILYEVSIVISRIMYKKEEEKLKN; encoded by the coding sequence ATGGAAAAAATAGCCCCCCAGGAAGAACCTGGTAATGAGATGTCTTTTTTAGACCATCTGGAAGATTTAAGATGGCACTTAATTAGAGCTGTTCTTGCAGTAGTTATCGCCGGTGGAATAGCATTTATATTAAAAGGATTTATTTTTGATGTACTGCTTTTCGGACCCTCTAAAGGCGATTTTTTTTCTTATAAAGTACTATGCCGGCTTTCTGGAATGTTTGGAATAGATGGTGGATTTTGTGATCCTGAAATGCCTTTTGGAATACAAAGTAGAACTATGGGTGGGCAATTCTCTGCCCATATCTGGACCTCTGTTACCGCCGGATTTATTATTGCGTTCCCTTATGTAATTTATGAGTTCTGGAAATTTGTGGCCCCCGCCATGCATAGTAATGAACGTAAACATGCCAAAGGATTTATTTTTGTAACGTCATTTTTATTCTTTCTAGGGGTGCTATTTGGTTACTATGTAGTTACTCCATTATCCATAAACTTCCTGGGAAAATACCAGGTAAGTGATGTGGTCCTCAACGAATTTGATTTGGGTAGTTACATAAGCTTGGTAAGAGCATCTGTTCTTGCGAGCGGATTAATATTTGAACTACCAATTGTAATTTACTTCCTTACCAAAGTTGGAGTGGTGACACCTCAATTTCTTAGAACTTATAGAAAATATGCTTTAGTAATTGTCTTGATTCTTTCAGCTATAATTACTCCGCCAGATATTGTAAGTCAAATTATTGTTGCAATCCCAGTATTGATCCTTTATGAAGTTAGCATCGTTATTTCCAGGATCATGTATAAAAAAGAAGAAGAAAAATTAAAAAATTAA
- a CDS encoding KpsF/GutQ family sugar-phosphate isomerase, with amino-acid sequence MKLSDQIISTAKETISNEADAIANLENFIDEEFTKAVEIIYKSEGRVVVTGIGKSAIIANKIVATLNSTGTPSIFMHAADAIHGDLGIVQNDDIVICISKSGTSPEIQVLVPLIKNFNNTLIALTGNRESFLGKEADFVLNCYVEKEACPNNLAPTTSTTAQMVIGDALAVCLLNLRGFSSKDFAKYHPGGSLGKKLYLRVSDITSQNMIPQVSPDTDVANAIIEISEKMLGVTAVLENDEIVGIITDGDIRRMLKDHQEIKGLKAKDIMSENPKTIEQDTLAVEALDVLEKHQISQLLAVENGKYAGVVHIHNLIREGIL; translated from the coding sequence TTGAAACTTAGCGATCAAATCATTTCTACTGCAAAAGAAACCATTTCCAACGAAGCAGATGCAATTGCCAACCTCGAAAATTTCATTGATGAAGAGTTTACCAAAGCTGTTGAAATCATCTATAAATCTGAAGGTCGTGTTGTCGTAACCGGAATTGGAAAAAGTGCCATTATTGCCAATAAAATAGTTGCTACTTTAAATTCTACAGGAACACCTTCCATATTCATGCATGCTGCAGATGCCATTCATGGAGATTTGGGAATCGTTCAAAATGATGATATTGTTATTTGTATTTCCAAAAGTGGGACTAGTCCTGAAATTCAGGTTTTGGTTCCTTTAATTAAAAATTTCAATAATACTTTAATTGCTCTTACGGGGAATAGAGAGTCTTTTCTTGGTAAAGAAGCAGATTTTGTACTGAATTGTTATGTAGAAAAGGAAGCCTGCCCTAATAATCTGGCTCCTACTACTAGTACTACTGCTCAAATGGTGATTGGTGATGCGCTTGCCGTATGCTTATTGAATCTACGAGGATTTAGTAGTAAAGATTTTGCAAAATATCATCCCGGAGGATCACTAGGTAAAAAACTTTATTTACGCGTGAGTGATATAACTTCACAAAATATGATTCCTCAGGTTTCTCCAGATACAGACGTGGCAAATGCAATCATTGAGATTTCTGAAAAAATGCTTGGGGTTACTGCAGTTCTGGAGAATGATGAAATTGTAGGTATCATTACAGACGGAGATATTCGTAGGATGCTGAAAGATCATCAGGAAATTAAAGGTCTTAAGGCTAAAGATATTATGAGTGAAAATCCAAAGACCATAGAACAGGATACCCTGGCGGTGGAAGCTTTAGATGTTTTAGAAAAACATCAGATCTCGCAATTGCTGGCAGTGGAGAATGGAAAATATGCGGGTGTGGTTCATATACATAATTTAATAAGAGAAGGAATTTTATAA
- a CDS encoding ATP-dependent DNA helicase RecQ encodes MGLTEIDLHKELKRYFGFSQFKGLQEEVITSIVNGKDTFVVMPTGGGKSLCYQLPALISDGTAIVVSPLIALMKNQVDAIRSISSEHGVAHVLNSSLNKTEVKQVKDDISNGICKLLYVAPESLTKEDYVDFLKNQTIAFLAVDEAHCISEWGHDFRPEYRNLRNILKRIGDNIPVIGLTATATPKVQEDILKNLGITDAKTFKASFNRPNLYYEVRPKTKNIEADITRFVKQNDGKSGIIYCLSRKKVEELAQTLQVNGIKAVPYHAGLDAKKRSKHQDMFLMEDIDVVVATIAFGMGIDKPDVRFVIHHDIPKSIESYYQETGRAGRDGGEGHCLAFYSYKDIEKLEKFMSGKPVAEQEIGHALLQEVVAYAETSVSRRKFILHYFGEEFSSETGDGADMDDNVRYPKKQVEAKEDLELLLRMVKETNELYKSKEVVKTLIGKSNALILSHKTDEHPLFGKGSHQESNYWMALTRQALVSGFLKKDIETYGVVKITEKGRNYLQNPVSYMMTEDHIYNAATEEAVTKADKGGASVDAQLVKMLKELRKKVAKKKDLPPFVIFQDPSLEDMALKYPVNIDELSNIHGVGEGKAKKYGNEFVELIARYVEDNDIVRPDDFVVKSTGANSSLKLYIIQNVDRKLPLTDIASAKGMSMPDFVKEMEAIVYSGTKLNIDYWLDDILDEDQQEEIHDYFLEAETDKIDEAMEEFDGDYDDEELRLYRIKFISQVAN; translated from the coding sequence ATGGGTTTGACCGAAATTGATTTACACAAAGAACTTAAGAGGTACTTTGGATTTAGTCAGTTTAAGGGGCTTCAGGAAGAAGTGATTACCAGTATCGTGAATGGAAAAGACACGTTTGTGGTAATGCCAACTGGCGGAGGTAAATCACTATGTTACCAACTCCCTGCGCTTATATCAGACGGTACTGCTATTGTAGTATCGCCCCTTATAGCTTTAATGAAGAATCAGGTAGATGCTATACGTAGTATTTCCTCAGAACATGGCGTGGCTCATGTTCTCAACTCCTCTTTAAATAAAACTGAAGTTAAACAGGTAAAGGATGATATCAGTAATGGTATCTGTAAATTGCTTTATGTAGCTCCGGAATCACTTACCAAGGAAGATTATGTCGATTTTCTTAAAAATCAGACTATTGCTTTTCTTGCCGTAGATGAGGCTCACTGTATCAGTGAATGGGGGCATGACTTTAGACCTGAATACCGAAACCTTCGTAATATTCTGAAAAGGATTGGCGATAATATTCCTGTTATTGGTTTAACGGCTACTGCAACTCCTAAGGTGCAGGAAGATATTCTGAAGAATTTAGGTATTACCGATGCCAAAACTTTTAAAGCAAGTTTTAATCGACCTAATCTTTATTATGAAGTAAGGCCGAAAACAAAAAATATTGAAGCAGATATTACTCGTTTTGTAAAGCAGAATGATGGAAAATCTGGAATTATTTATTGTTTGAGCCGGAAAAAAGTGGAGGAATTAGCACAAACTCTTCAGGTGAATGGGATAAAAGCAGTTCCATATCACGCCGGTTTGGATGCGAAAAAAAGATCAAAACATCAAGATATGTTCTTGATGGAAGATATAGATGTGGTTGTGGCAACCATCGCTTTTGGGATGGGGATAGATAAACCCGATGTTCGTTTCGTGATTCATCATGATATCCCGAAAAGTATTGAAAGTTATTATCAGGAAACTGGTCGTGCCGGTAGAGATGGAGGAGAAGGACATTGCCTCGCTTTTTATTCTTACAAGGATATAGAGAAACTGGAGAAATTCATGAGCGGTAAACCTGTTGCTGAACAGGAAATTGGTCATGCCTTACTTCAGGAAGTGGTTGCCTATGCTGAAACTTCGGTTTCCAGGAGAAAATTTATCCTTCATTATTTTGGAGAGGAATTTAGTTCTGAAACTGGAGATGGGGCCGATATGGATGATAATGTTCGTTACCCTAAAAAACAGGTTGAAGCGAAAGAGGATCTTGAACTTTTATTAAGAATGGTTAAAGAAACCAATGAGCTTTATAAATCTAAGGAGGTAGTAAAAACCTTGATAGGTAAATCTAATGCTCTCATTCTTTCTCATAAAACAGATGAACATCCCTTATTTGGTAAAGGGTCTCATCAAGAGTCAAATTACTGGATGGCCCTTACACGTCAGGCACTGGTAAGCGGTTTTCTTAAAAAAGATATTGAAACTTACGGTGTTGTAAAGATCACAGAAAAGGGGAGAAACTATCTTCAGAATCCTGTTTCCTATATGATGACGGAAGATCATATATATAACGCTGCTACAGAAGAGGCAGTGACTAAAGCCGATAAGGGAGGAGCTTCTGTAGATGCCCAATTGGTGAAAATGCTGAAGGAGTTAAGAAAGAAGGTTGCAAAGAAAAAGGATTTGCCTCCATTTGTCATATTTCAAGATCCTTCTTTAGAGGATATGGCCTTAAAATATCCTGTTAATATTGATGAGTTAAGTAATATTCATGGAGTAGGAGAAGGGAAAGCTAAGAAATATGGAAATGAATTCGTTGAACTTATTGCGCGATACGTAGAGGATAATGATATTGTAAGACCAGATGATTTTGTCGTAAAATCAACAGGAGCTAATAGTTCTCTGAAACTTTATATTATTCAGAATGTAGACAGAAAATTACCATTAACAGATATTGCCTCTGCTAAAGGCATGTCTATGCCAGATTTTGTCAAGGAGATGGAAGCGATTGTTTATAGTGGAACAAAACTGAATATAGATTATTGGCTGGATGATATTCTGGATGAAGATCAGCAGGAAGAAATTCACGATTACTTTCTGGAAGCAGAAACCGATAAGATCGATGAAGCGATGGAGGAATTTGATGGGGATTATGATGATGAGGAATTGAGGCTCTACCGAATCAAATTTATTAGTCAGGTCGCAAATTAG
- a CDS encoding outer membrane beta-barrel protein, translating to MKKLMILAFIFTGLGVSAQNTSFGLKGGLNYGATGEYQSVGDLTSDVASSFEDGENKTGFHAGLFAQFELLGIFIQPEILYTELNTEYSAFDYKLSKIDAPVLVGLNVLGPLNIKAGPSFQYILKNELENTQLTIGDVEKDITVGYQLGAGLDLGKLGFDVRYEGAFSENTAFGLGETAEENFSVDSRPSQWIFSVSYAL from the coding sequence ATGAAAAAATTAATGATACTGGCGTTTATTTTTACAGGATTAGGCGTATCTGCCCAAAACACCAGTTTTGGTTTAAAAGGTGGATTGAACTATGGCGCAACCGGAGAATACCAGTCTGTAGGTGATTTAACCAGTGACGTGGCCTCATCTTTTGAGGATGGTGAAAACAAGACCGGTTTCCATGCCGGATTATTTGCACAGTTTGAGCTATTAGGTATTTTTATTCAGCCGGAAATATTATATACAGAACTTAATACAGAATATTCTGCCTTCGATTATAAGCTAAGTAAAATTGATGCTCCGGTATTAGTTGGGCTTAATGTTCTTGGTCCGTTAAACATTAAAGCAGGTCCATCTTTTCAGTATATTCTGAAAAATGAACTTGAAAACACGCAGTTAACAATTGGCGATGTAGAAAAAGATATCACTGTGGGTTATCAGCTTGGCGCAGGATTAGATTTGGGTAAATTAGGTTTTGATGTTAGATATGAAGGAGCTTTTTCAGAAAACACTGCTTTTGGTTTAGGAGAAACTGCCGAAGAAAACTTTAGTGTAGATTCCAGACCTTCACAATGGATATTTAGTGTTTCTTATGCACTATAA
- a CDS encoding transketolase family protein translates to MKEYKNTGSKDTRSGFGAGLTELGKTNENVVALCADLTGSLKMDEFKANHPERFFQVGIAEANMIGMAAGMTIGGKIPFTGTFANFSTGRVYDQIRQSVAYSGKNVKICASHAGVTLGEDGATHQILEDLGLMKMLPGMTVINTCDFNQTKAATLAIAEHDGPVYLRFGRPKVANFTPEDQKFEIGKAVKLYEGSDVTIIATGHLVWEAIQAAVELNEKGISAEVINIHTIKPLDEEAIIASAEKTGCVVTAEEHNFLGGLGESVSRTLAENHPTPQEFVATQDTFGESGTPAQLMDKYGLNAAAIIKATEKVLKRK, encoded by the coding sequence ATGAAAGAATATAAAAATACAGGAAGTAAAGATACACGTTCAGGTTTTGGAGCTGGTTTAACCGAGTTAGGTAAAACCAACGAAAATGTAGTGGCACTTTGTGCCGACCTTACCGGATCTCTAAAAATGGATGAATTTAAAGCAAATCATCCAGAAAGATTTTTCCAGGTAGGTATAGCTGAAGCAAATATGATTGGGATGGCTGCCGGAATGACCATTGGCGGAAAAATTCCTTTTACCGGAACTTTTGCGAACTTTTCTACCGGAAGAGTTTATGATCAAATTCGCCAGAGTGTGGCATATTCAGGAAAGAATGTGAAAATTTGTGCAAGTCACGCCGGAGTTACCTTGGGAGAAGACGGAGCGACGCACCAAATTCTTGAAGATCTAGGCTTGATGAAAATGTTACCAGGAATGACGGTTATCAATACTTGTGATTTCAATCAGACAAAAGCAGCTACACTGGCCATCGCAGAACATGATGGGCCGGTTTACCTTAGATTTGGAAGACCAAAAGTAGCTAATTTCACTCCTGAAGATCAGAAGTTTGAAATAGGTAAAGCAGTGAAACTTTATGAAGGTAGCGATGTAACTATTATTGCTACAGGTCACTTAGTATGGGAGGCTATCCAGGCTGCTGTTGAATTGAATGAAAAAGGAATTAGTGCAGAAGTAATAAATATACATACGATCAAGCCACTTGATGAAGAAGCGATTATTGCTTCAGCAGAGAAAACTGGTTGCGTGGTGACTGCTGAGGAGCATAATTTTCTTGGTGGATTAGGAGAAAGTGTTTCCAGAACTCTGGCCGAAAATCATCCTACTCCCCAGGAGTTTGTTGCTACTCAGGATACTTTTGGTGAAAGCGGAACTCCGGCTCAATTGATGGATAAATACGGTTTGAATGCAGCAGCGATAATAAAAGCAACTGAAAAAGTTTTAAAACGCAAATAA
- the tgt gene encoding tRNA guanosine(34) transglycosylase Tgt: protein MDFELLSTDAGSKARAGKITTDHGVIETPIFMPVGTVASVKGIHQRELKEDINPDIILGNTYHLYLRPQTDILRKAGGLHKFMNWDRNILTDSGGYQVYSLSARRKIKEEGVKFKSHIDGSYHTFTPENVMEIQRTIGADIIMAFDECTPYPCDYNYAKRSMHMTHRWLDRCINHLEKTPEIYDYKQTFFPIVQGSTYKDLRKQSAEYIANAGAEGNAIGGLSVGEPAEEMYAMTEVVTEILPEDKPRYLMGVGTPINILENIALGIDMFDCVMPTRNGRNGMLFTAHGTINIKNKKWEDDFSPIDPEGVSFVDSEYSKAYVRHLFSVNEMLGRQIASIHNLSFYLWLVREARKHILAGDFTPWKDKMVKQMDKRL from the coding sequence ATGGATTTTGAACTTTTATCTACCGATGCCGGTAGTAAAGCACGCGCAGGAAAAATAACTACAGATCACGGAGTAATTGAAACTCCTATTTTTATGCCGGTGGGTACAGTGGCTTCCGTTAAAGGAATTCATCAAAGAGAACTGAAGGAAGATATTAATCCTGATATTATTCTTGGAAACACCTATCACCTTTATTTAAGACCGCAAACCGATATTTTGAGAAAAGCGGGAGGACTTCATAAGTTCATGAACTGGGATCGTAATATTCTTACCGATAGCGGTGGTTACCAGGTGTATTCGCTTTCAGCAAGAAGAAAGATAAAAGAAGAAGGGGTAAAGTTTAAATCTCATATAGATGGTTCTTATCACACGTTCACTCCTGAAAATGTGATGGAAATCCAAAGAACTATTGGTGCTGATATTATCATGGCCTTTGACGAATGTACTCCTTATCCATGCGATTATAATTATGCAAAAAGGTCGATGCATATGACGCATCGTTGGCTGGATAGATGTATCAATCATTTGGAGAAAACACCGGAAATTTATGATTATAAACAAACATTTTTTCCGATAGTCCAGGGAAGCACCTATAAAGATCTTAGAAAACAATCGGCAGAGTATATTGCAAATGCCGGAGCTGAAGGAAATGCCATCGGCGGACTTTCAGTAGGTGAACCTGCTGAAGAAATGTATGCGATGACTGAAGTTGTTACTGAAATTCTACCGGAAGACAAACCTCGTTATCTAATGGGAGTTGGAACACCGATTAATATATTAGAAAATATTGCCCTGGGAATCGATATGTTTGATTGCGTGATGCCTACCAGAAATGGTAGAAATGGAATGTTGTTTACGGCGCATGGAACCATCAATATCAAAAATAAGAAGTGGGAAGACGATTTTTCTCCAATAGATCCGGAAGGCGTTAGTTTTGTAGATTCAGAATATTCCAAAGCATACGTGAGACATTTGTTTAGCGTTAATGAAATGCTTGGCAGGCAAATTGCTAGTATCCATAACCTGAGCTTTTATCTTTGGTTGGTAAGAGAGGCTAGAAAACATATCTTAGCTGGAGATTTTACCCCTTGGAAAGATAAAATGGTGAAACAAATGGATAAACGACTTTAA
- a CDS encoding LptF/LptG family permease produces MKILDWYILKRYLGTFTMMLVLFIPIGITVNLAEKIDKILENEVPFIEVAYYYLDFTIYFANLLFPIFLFLSVIWFTSKLAMNTEIVAFLSSGVSFYRFLRPYLIGATIVCISALVLAMYLAPQASKGFNEFKYQYLKRGEQTQETSDVYRQINDNEYIYASHFQPKSKSARNFTLEHFEGNELKFKISASNLRYSEEDSLYKLSRVDKRIIGKEEDSIMFMRSLDTILPFEFDELTPESYIAETLNYTELNEFIEKERRRGSGNINRYLVVAYKRWSIPISAFILTIIAVAVASFKRRGGMGVNLAVGITLAFIFIFFDKVFGTMAEQSTFSPLIAVWFPNIVFGVLAVVLLFRAKR; encoded by the coding sequence TTGAAGATTCTCGATTGGTACATACTTAAAAGATATTTAGGAACCTTCACGATGATGTTGGTGCTATTCATTCCTATTGGTATTACCGTTAATCTTGCTGAAAAGATCGATAAAATACTGGAGAATGAAGTTCCGTTCATTGAAGTGGCTTATTATTACCTGGATTTTACTATCTATTTTGCGAATCTACTTTTTCCAATTTTCTTATTCTTATCTGTGATTTGGTTTACTTCCAAGTTAGCGATGAATACCGAAATTGTTGCATTTCTAAGTAGTGGAGTTTCCTTCTATCGCTTTTTAAGGCCTTATCTTATTGGGGCAACTATTGTTTGTATAAGTGCTCTAGTCTTAGCTATGTACCTGGCTCCTCAGGCGAGCAAAGGTTTTAATGAATTCAAATATCAATACCTGAAGCGGGGAGAACAAACCCAGGAAACCAGTGATGTTTACAGGCAGATTAATGATAATGAATATATCTATGCAAGTCATTTTCAGCCGAAATCGAAATCTGCCAGGAATTTTACTTTGGAGCATTTTGAAGGCAATGAGCTAAAATTTAAGATAAGTGCTTCCAATTTGAGATATAGTGAAGAAGACAGTCTTTATAAACTTTCCAGGGTAGATAAACGAATTATAGGGAAAGAGGAAGACAGCATTATGTTTATGAGGTCGCTGGATACTATTTTACCTTTTGAATTTGATGAACTTACTCCTGAATCATACATTGCAGAAACTCTTAATTACACTGAGCTCAACGAGTTTATTGAAAAAGAGCGACGCAGAGGTTCTGGGAATATTAATAGATATTTAGTAGTTGCTTATAAACGTTGGAGTATTCCAATTTCAGCATTTATCTTAACAATTATTGCGGTTGCCGTTGCTTCCTTTAAAAGAAGGGGAGGGATGGGAGTGAATCTGGCAGTAGGAATTACTTTGGCGTTCATATTTATATTCTTTGATAAAGTATTTGGTACTATGGCGGAGCAATCTACTTTTTCACCATTGATCGCCGTTTGGTTCCCGAATATTGTTTTCGGTGTTCTTGCAGTTGTCTTGTTGTTCCGCGCCAAACGCTAA
- a CDS encoding acetyl-CoA carboxylase carboxyltransferase subunit alpha: MEYLDFEEPIKELEEQYSKACNIGEESEVDVTATCKQIEKKLKEKKKEIYKNLTPWQRVQLSRHPNRPYTLDYINAICGDTFLELHGDRNVKDDKAMIGGLGKIDDQSFMFVGQQKGYNTKTRQYRNFGMANPEGYRKALRLMKSAEKFGVPVVCFVDTPGAYPGLEAEERGQGEAIARNILEMTRLKVPIFVVIIGEGASGGALGIGVGDKVMMLENTWYSVISPESCSSILWRSWEYKERAAEALKLTATDMKKQKLIDEIVKEPLGGAHTNREEIFNTVKSSISNAYSEFKNLSQAELVEKRMGKYLDMGVFKG, from the coding sequence ATGGAATATTTAGATTTTGAAGAACCTATTAAAGAGCTTGAAGAACAGTACTCTAAAGCATGTAATATTGGAGAAGAGAGCGAGGTTGACGTAACTGCCACCTGTAAGCAGATCGAGAAGAAATTAAAAGAAAAGAAGAAGGAGATCTACAAGAACCTTACGCCGTGGCAAAGAGTTCAGCTTTCTAGACATCCTAACAGACCATATACCTTAGATTATATTAACGCGATTTGTGGAGACACATTTCTGGAGCTTCACGGTGATAGGAATGTTAAAGACGATAAAGCGATGATTGGAGGTCTTGGTAAGATCGATGATCAGAGTTTTATGTTCGTTGGTCAGCAAAAAGGATATAATACAAAGACAAGACAGTATAGAAACTTTGGGATGGCAAATCCTGAAGGCTATAGAAAAGCGCTTAGATTGATGAAATCTGCTGAAAAGTTTGGAGTTCCTGTAGTTTGTTTTGTAGATACACCAGGAGCTTATCCCGGTCTTGAAGCTGAAGAACGAGGACAGGGAGAAGCAATCGCTCGAAATATTCTTGAAATGACACGCCTTAAAGTGCCAATTTTTGTAGTTATAATTGGTGAAGGTGCCAGTGGAGGTGCTCTGGGAATTGGTGTAGGAGATAAAGTGATGATGCTGGAAAATACCTGGTACTCGGTGATCTCTCCTGAATCCTGTTCTTCCATTTTATGGAGAAGTTGGGAATACAAAGAAAGAGCTGCGGAAGCCCTCAAATTAACTGCGACAGATATGAAAAAGCAGAAGTTGATAGATGAGATTGTTAAAGAACCTCTAGGAGGGGCACATACGAATAGAGAAGAGATTTTTAATACGGTAAAATCTTCAATTTCCAATGCTTATTCTGAATTCAAAAACTTATCACAAGCCGAATTAGTCGAAAAGAGAATGGGTAAATATTTAGACATGGGAGTGTTTAAAGGCTAA